The following proteins are encoded in a genomic region of Neorickettsia risticii str. Illinois:
- a CDS encoding ankyrin repeat protein: MQGLYNKLLDAISCGNNSLFSQLTRRVEFDYSGAAYDEVPLFNAVVSAICIETPKDEKSIADLLSVRTKESATAIAGLKARIAGREEIFGDLCKHLRVNSLINLADFATGLTPIQIALDANNVTLVNRLFVNGALRDARCDIDGVSGCTLFMKALSCASSKTSVEMLKAVARGTSDVRQLTTTDKTDKQLVSDLRSYFHSLASNYEEALAVLISSDCDGKNIYHRAIQKNDSEALQWLKNLLLSEKPIIEEAQELLDDINLSSKYKTQILQSARYANDRFVRRRKAVGAADVVFNMPCEGLTPTEFIVSNMPFQAAEEFARNAMIGSSAGSTYMSLAEIVDGGTDSPELIEIADAMVRCAPENVCAKFFAGRSGSILLRKLCDFCEKRDGAISEKSLIAFLIKNRFP; the protein is encoded by the coding sequence ATGCAGGGTCTATACAATAAACTTTTGGATGCTATCAGTTGTGGCAATAACTCTCTTTTCTCTCAACTCACTAGACGTGTCGAATTTGATTATTCGGGGGCTGCTTATGATGAAGTCCCTCTTTTTAATGCAGTAGTTTCAGCTATTTGTATAGAAACTCCAAAAGACGAGAAGAGCATTGCCGATTTGCTTTCTGTACGAACAAAAGAATCGGCTACTGCAATTGCAGGATTAAAGGCAAGAATAGCGGGTAGAGAGGAAATTTTCGGAGATTTATGTAAACATCTTCGTGTAAATAGTTTGATAAATTTAGCAGATTTTGCCACTGGTCTCACACCGATACAAATTGCTTTGGATGCTAATAACGTCACTTTAGTAAATCGATTGTTCGTGAACGGTGCGCTGAGGGATGCCAGATGTGATATTGATGGGGTTTCTGGTTGTACTTTGTTTATGAAAGCGCTTAGTTGTGCAAGTAGTAAGACTTCTGTGGAAATGTTAAAAGCGGTTGCTCGTGGCACGTCTGATGTTCGGCAGTTGACTACAACAGATAAGACAGATAAGCAGCTAGTAAGTGACCTACGTAGCTATTTTCACTCTCTTGCGTCGAATTATGAAGAAGCATTAGCAGTTTTAATATCTTCAGACTGCGACGGGAAAAACATATATCATAGGGCAATTCAAAAAAATGATTCTGAAGCTTTGCAGTGGTTGAAGAATCTTCTTCTATCAGAGAAACCCATCATTGAGGAGGCACAGGAACTTCTGGATGATATTAATCTGTCAAGTAAATATAAAACACAAATTCTGCAAAGTGCTCGTTATGCGAATGATAGGTTTGTCCGTAGAAGGAAAGCAGTAGGTGCAGCGGATGTGGTATTTAATATGCCGTGTGAAGGCCTCACTCCAACGGAGTTCATAGTAAGCAATATGCCTTTTCAAGCTGCTGAAGAGTTTGCTAGGAATGCAATGATTGGAAGCAGTGCTGGAAGTACTTACATGTCTCTTGCGGAAATAGTTGACGGTGGGACGGATTCGCCTGAGTTAATTGAGATTGCTGATGCAATGGTTCGTTGTGCTCCAGAGAACGTGTGTGCAAAGTTTTTTGCTGGTCGCTCTGGTTCGATTCTTTTGAGAAAACTTTGTGATTTTTGTGAAAAGCGTGATGGTGCTATAAGTGAAAAGTCACTTATTGCTTTCTTGATAAAAAATCGCTTTCCCTAG